One genomic segment of Chiloscyllium plagiosum isolate BGI_BamShark_2017 chromosome 10, ASM401019v2, whole genome shotgun sequence includes these proteins:
- the LOC122553486 gene encoding kelch-like protein 28 isoform X2 produces MDPSPQSYMLANLTHPHSEQLLQGLNLLRQHRELCDIVLRVGDVKIHAHKVVLASISPYFKAMFTGNLSENENSEVEFQCIDETALQAIVEYAYTGTIFISQDTVESLLPAANLLQIKLVLKECCTFLESQLDPGNCIGISRFAETYGCHDLYLAANKYICQNFEEVCHTEEFFELNHTELDEIISNDCLNVVTEESVFYALEAWIKYDVQERQKYLAQLLHCVRLPLLSVKFLTRLYEANQLIRDEHTCKHLLNEALKYHFMPEHRFSHQTELSTRPRCAPKVLCAVGGKTGLFATLDSVEMYFPQTDSWTGLAPLSSPRYECGVAVVDQKLYVVGGIATHIQQGINYRKHENLVEGWNPETNKWTTAERMNECRSTLGVAVLAGELYALGGYDGENYLQSVEKYIPKIKKWQPVAPMGKSRSCFAAAVLDGMIYAIGGYGPAHMNSVERYDPSKDSWEMVAPMADKRINFGVGSMLGFIFVVGGHNGVSHLQSVERYEPHQNQWTLCRPMSDPRTGVGAAIVDNYLYVVGGHSGSSYLNMVQRYDPALDTWSDFAGMLSCRCNFGLTAF; encoded by the exons ATGGACCCGTCTCCTCAATCCTACATGCTTGCTAATCTGACTCATCCACATTCTGAGCAGTTACTGCAAGGATTGAATCTTCTTCGGCAGCATCGTGAGCTCTGTGACATCGTCCTCCGGGTTGGTGATGTCAAAATCCACGCCCATAAAGTGGTGCTGGCAAGCATCAGCCCATActtcaaagccatgtttactgGGAACCTTTCAGAAAATGAGAACTCTGAGGTTGAGTTCCAGTGTATTGATGAAACTGCTTTGCAGGCTATTGTAGAATATGCATATACAGGAACCATATTCATTTCACAAGATACAGTGGAATCTTTACTACCAGCTGCAAATTTACTTCAAATTAAGTTAGTACTGAAGGAATGTTGTACATTCCTTGAAAGTCAGCTTGATCCTGGTAATTGCATTGGCATTTCCCGATTTGCTGAAACCTATGGTTGTCATGACTTGTATCTTGCTGCCAACAAATACATTTGTCAGAATTTTGAAGAGGTATGTCACACAGAGGAGTTTTTTGAATTGAATCACACTGAGTTAGATGAAATTATTTCAAATGACTGTCTGAATGTTGTGACTGAGGAGTCTGTTTTTTATGCTTTGGAGGCATGGATTAAATATGATGTACAAGAAAGACAAAAATATTTGGCTCAGCTGTTACACTGTGTGCGATTGCCATTGCTAAGTGTGAAGTTTCTAACAAGATTATATGAAGCAAACCAGTTAATTCGTGATGAACATACCTGCAAACACCTTCTAAATGAAGCACTTAAGTATCATTTTATGCCAGAGCACCGATTTTCTCATCAGACTGAGTTATCAACACGACCACGTTGTGCTCCCAAAGTACTGTGTGCTGTTGGTGGAAAAACCGGACTGTTTGCTACGTTAGACAG TGTAGAGATGTACTTCCCTCAGACAGACTCCTGGACAGGTCTAGCACCACTTAGTAGTCCACGTTATGAATGTGGAGTTGCTGTTGTCGATCAGAAGCTTTACGTGGTTGGAGGAATTGCAACCCACATTCAGCAAGGCATTAATTATCGGAAACACGAGAATTTGGTAGAAGGTTGGAATCCGGAGACAAACAAGTGGACGACTGcagaaagaatgaatgaatgtcgAAGCACGCTTGGAGTGGCTGTATTAGCTGGTGAACTGTATGCATTAGGTGGTTATGATGGGGAAAACTACTTGCAATCTGTGGAGAAATACATTCCTAAAATCAAAAAGTGGCAGCCAGTTGCACCTATGGGGAAAAGTCGAAGCTGTTTTGCAGCTGCAGTTTTAGATGGAATGATATATGCCATAGGTGGATATGGCCCTGCTCACATGAACAG TGTGGAGCGGTATGATCCAAGCAAAGATTCCTGGGAGATGGTTGCTCCAATGGCTGATAAAAGAATTAACTTTGGTGTTGGTTCAATGCTTGGATTCATCTTTGTTGTTGGCGGACACAATGGTGTGTCACACTTGCAAAGTGTTGAGAGGTATGAACCCCATCAAAATCAATGGACATTATGCAGGCCAATGAGTGATCCCAGAACAG GAGTTGGTGCAGCCATTGTAGACAACTACCTCTATGTGGTGGGAGGTCATTCAGGATCATCATATCTGAACATGGTGCAGAGGTACGACCCAGCCTTAGATACCTGGTCAGATTTTGCTGGCATGTTGTCATGTCGATGCAACTTTGGGCTGACTGCATTTTGA
- the LOC122553486 gene encoding kelch-like protein 28 isoform X1, which yields MMDPSPQSYMLANLTHPHSEQLLQGLNLLRQHRELCDIVLRVGDVKIHAHKVVLASISPYFKAMFTGNLSENENSEVEFQCIDETALQAIVEYAYTGTIFISQDTVESLLPAANLLQIKLVLKECCTFLESQLDPGNCIGISRFAETYGCHDLYLAANKYICQNFEEVCHTEEFFELNHTELDEIISNDCLNVVTEESVFYALEAWIKYDVQERQKYLAQLLHCVRLPLLSVKFLTRLYEANQLIRDEHTCKHLLNEALKYHFMPEHRFSHQTELSTRPRCAPKVLCAVGGKTGLFATLDSVEMYFPQTDSWTGLAPLSSPRYECGVAVVDQKLYVVGGIATHIQQGINYRKHENLVEGWNPETNKWTTAERMNECRSTLGVAVLAGELYALGGYDGENYLQSVEKYIPKIKKWQPVAPMGKSRSCFAAAVLDGMIYAIGGYGPAHMNSVERYDPSKDSWEMVAPMADKRINFGVGSMLGFIFVVGGHNGVSHLQSVERYEPHQNQWTLCRPMSDPRTGVGAAIVDNYLYVVGGHSGSSYLNMVQRYDPALDTWSDFAGMLSCRCNFGLTAF from the exons ATGGACCCGTCTCCTCAATCCTACATGCTTGCTAATCTGACTCATCCACATTCTGAGCAGTTACTGCAAGGATTGAATCTTCTTCGGCAGCATCGTGAGCTCTGTGACATCGTCCTCCGGGTTGGTGATGTCAAAATCCACGCCCATAAAGTGGTGCTGGCAAGCATCAGCCCATActtcaaagccatgtttactgGGAACCTTTCAGAAAATGAGAACTCTGAGGTTGAGTTCCAGTGTATTGATGAAACTGCTTTGCAGGCTATTGTAGAATATGCATATACAGGAACCATATTCATTTCACAAGATACAGTGGAATCTTTACTACCAGCTGCAAATTTACTTCAAATTAAGTTAGTACTGAAGGAATGTTGTACATTCCTTGAAAGTCAGCTTGATCCTGGTAATTGCATTGGCATTTCCCGATTTGCTGAAACCTATGGTTGTCATGACTTGTATCTTGCTGCCAACAAATACATTTGTCAGAATTTTGAAGAGGTATGTCACACAGAGGAGTTTTTTGAATTGAATCACACTGAGTTAGATGAAATTATTTCAAATGACTGTCTGAATGTTGTGACTGAGGAGTCTGTTTTTTATGCTTTGGAGGCATGGATTAAATATGATGTACAAGAAAGACAAAAATATTTGGCTCAGCTGTTACACTGTGTGCGATTGCCATTGCTAAGTGTGAAGTTTCTAACAAGATTATATGAAGCAAACCAGTTAATTCGTGATGAACATACCTGCAAACACCTTCTAAATGAAGCACTTAAGTATCATTTTATGCCAGAGCACCGATTTTCTCATCAGACTGAGTTATCAACACGACCACGTTGTGCTCCCAAAGTACTGTGTGCTGTTGGTGGAAAAACCGGACTGTTTGCTACGTTAGACAG TGTAGAGATGTACTTCCCTCAGACAGACTCCTGGACAGGTCTAGCACCACTTAGTAGTCCACGTTATGAATGTGGAGTTGCTGTTGTCGATCAGAAGCTTTACGTGGTTGGAGGAATTGCAACCCACATTCAGCAAGGCATTAATTATCGGAAACACGAGAATTTGGTAGAAGGTTGGAATCCGGAGACAAACAAGTGGACGACTGcagaaagaatgaatgaatgtcgAAGCACGCTTGGAGTGGCTGTATTAGCTGGTGAACTGTATGCATTAGGTGGTTATGATGGGGAAAACTACTTGCAATCTGTGGAGAAATACATTCCTAAAATCAAAAAGTGGCAGCCAGTTGCACCTATGGGGAAAAGTCGAAGCTGTTTTGCAGCTGCAGTTTTAGATGGAATGATATATGCCATAGGTGGATATGGCCCTGCTCACATGAACAG TGTGGAGCGGTATGATCCAAGCAAAGATTCCTGGGAGATGGTTGCTCCAATGGCTGATAAAAGAATTAACTTTGGTGTTGGTTCAATGCTTGGATTCATCTTTGTTGTTGGCGGACACAATGGTGTGTCACACTTGCAAAGTGTTGAGAGGTATGAACCCCATCAAAATCAATGGACATTATGCAGGCCAATGAGTGATCCCAGAACAG GAGTTGGTGCAGCCATTGTAGACAACTACCTCTATGTGGTGGGAGGTCATTCAGGATCATCATATCTGAACATGGTGCAGAGGTACGACCCAGCCTTAGATACCTGGTCAGATTTTGCTGGCATGTTGTCATGTCGATGCAACTTTGGGCTGACTGCATTTTGA